A segment of the Bacteroidota bacterium genome:
CCGGTTGTTACAGTTGGGGTTTTTGATGTAAACGTAAACGCCGGGATATTAACTCCTCCTGTAGCTTGCCATGCTGCATTGCTGGTACTCATCAGGAATGAATTAAAATTATTATAAGACGAATCTGCGTATTGCGTACAAACCGATGAGTTAACGCTTACGGTTCCTGCACCTACCATTGATGTAAAATTACTTGGAACAAGGGTAAACTTTGCAATACCCATCTGTGAAGAAACTACAGAAGAACTGGAGCCACTTGTCGTTTTTGTTATCAAATTAGACACGGTCAATATGCCATTAGCATCATTATAGTTTGCAGGAATATAATGAGTTTCAGGAACCGTTGGTGTTGGTTCAGGTGTTGGCGTTGGCTCCGGATTGTTATCTTCCTTTTTTTTACAGGCGAATATTATGGCTAATACCGCAATAATTAAGCATGTTTTTGTTTTCATATTTTAGATTTATAGAATTTATTTTAAATGCTTCACCATCTCTCCGCAAATAAATTCGGAGGCTTTACCATCACCATAAAGTTTTGGGAATTGCATGCCTTGCTTTTGTGTGAGCGTTTTATAAGCTTCAATGATTTTAGTTTCGTTCGCATCAGCGATAATTGCCGTACCGCATTCTACTAATTCAATCCACTCCGTTTCGGGACGTAAAATCACACACGGTTTTTCAAAATAAAAGGCTTCCTTTTGCACACCGCCGCTGTCGGTCATAACAATCTTGCAATTTTTTTCCAAGGCAATCATTTCCAAAAAAGAAGCCGGTGGCGCAATATGGAATTTTTTATTGCTTTTGATTTCCTTCAGCAATACAGGATTTAAGTTTGTTTCGAGCAACTTCGCTGTACGCGGATGCAAAGGCAAAATTACTTCCACATTTTCCGAGGTACTGATTTTATTCAAGGCACTGAATAAAGCGTTTAAGCGCTCCGGTTCATCGGTATTATTATTACGGTGAATGGTGGCTAAAATAAAATTATTCTTAGGCAGATTATATTTCCCGATGATAGCTGTTTTTTGCTCGGCAACGGTTGAGAAATACAAACTGTTATCGTACATCACATCTCCGCAGTGGTAAATTTTTGGGTTATTCGCATTGTACGGTGCAGTATTCGTGATTTTAAATCCTTCCTTCACCAAATTTTCGAAACCTGTTTTGGTTGGAGAAAACAATAATGTACTCACATGATCACACATGATGCGATTTACTTCTTCCGGCATG
Coding sequences within it:
- the wecB gene encoding UDP-N-acetylglucosamine 2-epimerase (non-hydrolyzing), which codes for MIKIVTIIGARPQIIKAAALSRAIKTHFSAQIKEIIVHTGQHYDENMSQVFFDELGIPAPDYNLNVGSGSHGKQTAAMITGIEEILVKEKPNAIVLYGDTNSTLAGGIAASKIHVPVVHIEAGLRSYNKAMPEEVNRIMCDHVSTLLFSPTKTGFENLVKEGFKITNTAPYNANNPKIYHCGDVMYDNSLYFSTVAEQKTAIIGKYNLPKNNFILATIHRNNNTDEPERLNALFSALNKISTSENVEVILPLHPRTAKLLETNLNPVLLKEIKSNKKFHIAPPASFLEMIALEKNCKIVMTDSGGVQKEAFYFEKPCVILRPETEWIELVECGTAIIADANETKIIEAYKTLTQKQGMQFPKLYGDGKASEFICGEMVKHLK